A region of Lycium barbarum isolate Lr01 chromosome 1, ASM1917538v2, whole genome shotgun sequence DNA encodes the following proteins:
- the LOC132612050 gene encoding uncharacterized protein LOC132612050: MPYAGSNCNGKIWFFVQHNVDVEILLDTEQSITVKLQFQDYSKDMVVTMVYAKCSEVERLQLWDNLYLLASNMTSLWLVGGDFNVLLNQEEKIRGQPVWPQEYEDFAFCLNSCELHEIPFKRSPFTWWNGRAANDCIFKRLDRMLYNDIFQNWFGQLEAEHLLRTSSDHAPLLQWDTVLTDDAFLSFKLKMKKLKTALSTWSKTTFGDIFKQLVIREEIVKIKEQLFEENPSEENRMVMQRAQAELKLYLHYEEEFLRQKARMDCFSEGDKNTRYFHSLVKGRRKRIQIRRIKDNYGNWLEDVDSVAAQAVNFFHKQFTHEEMAVFELNGDSSCGPDGFSGIFYQKCWEVIKADVYSVVKAFFEGQTLPKSITHTHLVLLPKKNVVETFSDMRPISLSNFINKAHGFFHSTRGFKQGDPISPALFIIAAEVLSRALNSLFDQSSFVGYGMPKWSADLNHLAYVDDTIIFSSADSQSLQMIMDILQEYEKVSGQMINKRKSSFYLFSKVSQELSEQVETITGFVRGHFPFTYLGVPITHARKRKVDYTELLKKIKDRLQTWKGKLLSYGGKAVLITSVIQSIPIHVLSAIRPPKCVIKELHRIFAGFFWNNKEDGRCRHWAAWLNMCIPKHEGGLGFKSIYDTSKALCAKLWWKFRTTSSLWDNFMWNKYCKKQIPQVVQWKEGSQVWKMMLEARESIEQEIWWEPKIGSSNIWFDNWTKLGALNYVVPQSWQINEQVEDVSELMTDGKWNISKLMQLFPEDIVQHIIQEIDIKYASNEWDRPW, encoded by the exons ATGCCTTATGCTGGTTCCAACTGTAATGGAAAAATCTGGTTCTTTGTTCAACATAATGTAGATGTTGAGATTCTATTGGATACTGAGCAATCTATTACTGTAAAGCTGCAGTTCCAAGATTATAGTAAGGATATGGTGGTCACAATGGTGTATGCTAAATGTTCTGAAGTGGAGAGACTGCAGTTGTGGGACAATCTATACCTCTTAGCTAGTAATATGACATCTCTCTGGCTGGTTGGTGGAGACTTCAATGTTTTATTGAATCAAGAAGAAAAAATAAGAGGTCAACCAGTTTGGCCacaagaatatgaagattttgcctTTTGTTTGAATTCTTGTGAACTACATGAGATTCCTTTCAAAAGGAGTcctttcacttggtggaatggtagggctgCTAATGACTGTATATTTAAGAGATTGGATAGGATGCTTTATAATGATATCTTTCAGAATTGGTTTGGACAATTAGAAGCGGAACATTTGTTAAGGACTAgttctgatcatgcaccattACTT CAATGGGATACAGTCTTAACTGATGATGCATTTCTGTCATTTAAGctcaagatgaagaaactgaaaacTGCCTTAAGTACTTGGAGTAAGACGACTTTTGGGGACATTTTTAAACAGCTTGTTATAAGAGAGGAAATAGTTAAGATTAAAGAGCAGCTGTTTGAAGAAAATCCATCagaagaaaatagaatggtcatgcaaagggcacaggcAGAACTTAAACTATATCTTCATTATGAGGAAGAATTCTTGAGGCAAAAAGCCAGGATGGACTGCTTTTCTGAAGGTGACAAGAATACAAGATATTTCCATAGCCtggtaaaaggaagaagaaagagaattCAGATCAGGAGGATAAAAGATAATTAtggtaattggcttgaggatGTTGATAGTGTTGCTGCACAAGCTGTCAATTTTTTCCACAAGCAATTTACTCATGAGGAG ATGGCTGTATTTGAATTAAATGGAGATAGTTCCTGTGGTCCTGATGGTTTTTCTGGTATATTTTATCAAAAGTGTTGGGAGGTGATAAAGGCAGATGTATATAGTGTGGTTAAAGCTTTCTTTGAAGGACAAACTcttccaaaatcaataactcacACACATCTGGTTTTACTGCCAAAGAAGAATGTTGTTGAAACATTCTCTGATATGAGGCCTATAAGTCTTAGTAATTTTATCAATAAG gcacatggtttctttcattctacaAGGGGTTTCAAGCAAGGAGATCCAATTTCTCCTGCTCTCTTCATCATTGCTGCAGAAGTTCTTTCAAGGgccttaaattctttgtttgatcagTCTAGTTTTGTGggatatgggatgccaaagtggagtgctgatctgaatcatctggcatatgtAGATGATACAATCATTTTCTCATCAGCTGATAGCCAATCTTTGCAGATGATCATGGACATTCTTCAGGAATATGAGAAAGTATCTGGACAGATGATAAATAAGAGAAAAAGTTCTTTCTATTTGTTCAGCAAGGTATCACAGGAGTTAAGTGAGCAGGTAGAAACAATAACAGGATTTGTGAGAGGACactttccttttacatatcttggagtTCCCATTACTCATGCCAGAAAAAGGAAGGTGGATTATACTGAATTATTGAAGAAAATCAAAGACAGGTTACAAACTTGGAAGGGCAAGTTACTATCCTATGGAGGAAAAGCAGTGTTGATCACTAGTGTGATTCAAAGTATTCCAATTCATGTTTTATCTGCTATAAGAcctcctaaatgtgttataaaggaaCTACATAGGATCTTTGCCGggttcttttggaataataaggaggaTGGAAGATGCAGACACTGGGCAGCTTGGTTAAACATGTGCATTCCCAAACATGAAGGTGGTTTGGGTTTCAAGTCTATCTATGACACATCCAAAGCTCTATGTGCTAAACTctggtggaagtttagaaccactagCTCTCTTTGGGATAatttcatgtggaataaatactgtaaAAAACAAATTCCTCAAGTGGTTCAATGGAAGGAAGGGTCAcaagtctggaagatgatgttggaGGCAAGGGAAAGTATAGAACAGGAAATATGGTGGGAGCCAaagattggaagttcaaacatttggtttgacaattggactaagCTAGGTGCTCTTAATTATGTGGTTCCTCAGTCCTGGCAAATCAATGAGCAGGTTGAAGATGTTTCAGAACTTATGACAGATGGAAAATGGAATATCAGCAAACTAATGCAGCTGTTTCCTGAGGATATTGTGCAGCATATAATTCAGGAAATTGACATTAAGtatgcatcaaatgaatgggatAGACCTTGGTAG